A window of Spirochaetota bacterium genomic DNA:
TGAAGAAAAAGCGGCAATCATGAGCGGCGATATAAATAAAATCGAATCATGGGTTGGCAAGCTGGATAAAAGGCTTGAAAAGTGGCTCATTGCCAGACTGCAAAGGGAGAGTTGGTGAACGAACATACGACTAAAAGCAAGTACACATACAATAAGACATGCGCCTATTATTTACAAATATAAAATTATATCGATTTACTAAATTATACTTGAAATTAAAATGATAAATTTCAATGATTTATCAATCTGAGTATTTTCTATAAAATCCATACAATTTATGAAAATGCTCAAGAGAATCTACAATATTTATATCTTTTTAAAATATAAATTTGTATATTTTTTATACCAAGGAGAATCTATATGACAAGATCAATGGACTTGCATATAAGTAATCAGTTGAAATATTGGAAACAGCAAAAAGATAAAATTATTAATATAAAGGATGAAAAATTATTTATAAACAAGAAACAAAATTTACCTTTTATTACTATTTCAAGAGAATATGGATGTGGAGGTGTTGAAATTGGGGAAACAATTGTAAAAAAAATAAATAGAGATTATAAGTCAGAACCTGAATGGGCATTGTATGATAAAAAAGTCTTAGAAAAAATATCAGAAGATACGGGCTTTACGACTAATCTATTAAACGTGATGACCCATACATCTGTAAATAAAATTACTAATGTCCTGCAAACCATGTTTGCCAAATTACCTTCACACTTGACTATATACCGAAAAATGGGTGAAATTATCCGAACGGTTGCTACAAATGGAAATGCGATTATAATAGGCAGAGGCGGATGCTGGATAACCAGAGATATGGAAAAAGGATTACACATTAAGATTGTTGCCCCATTAAAATGGAGAATAGAAAGAATATCAACTCTATGCAAAATAAATAAAAAAGAAGCTGAGAAGTTAATTAATAAAAAGTCTGATATGAGAGAAAATGATTTTAAAGAATATATTAAATTCGATATCTCTGATCCTAAAAACTATCACTTAGTGCTTAATAGTGAAAAATTAAGCCCCGATGAATGTGCAAATATTATCATTGCTTTAATCAAAATAAAAGGGTATTTATAGTTTTTCAAAATTTTATGAATTAGTATATTCCCCTCTAATCGTCCAACCTAATAGAATAGTATTAACATATTCTAATTTTCCATTCAGTTTATATTACCTTTTATCGATATTAATAATATATAATAAAATTGGATTATAATCACTTATTATAATTGAGGATATCTAATTTCATGAAAATAGATTTTTATAGTACCCAGCATGAAAATAAAACATCAATAGATACTTTTAATAAGATAACTAATAGTACTACAAATTTTAAGAATGTTCTTGATAGACAAATAGATAATATGGGTGAAGCGCCAAATATTGATGATAATAAAAATAATCCTGCTGAAGAGCCTATATCCTCAAATGAGGAAAGGATTGAAAATAGTGCGAAACCAGGATCTGAAAAATCAAAATCTGCTGATTCTAAAGTGGATAATGATGATAAGGATACTATTGCTCAGAACATTAAGGAAAAGTCTAATTCAATAATTGAAAATGATAATAAGACTGAAATTAGCAGTGAGGGAATAGGATTGAGTATAGACTTAAATTTAGACATGCTCAATATCCTACAAAATATGCTGAAGGATCTGTCTGTTGATGCTCGAGAGATTAAAAATATTAAAGAAGTATTGCAAGGCTTGAAGGACTCCCTTATGGGTAGAGATATCAAGGATACACATATTCAGAAGAATATTTTTGACAACCTTATAAAACTTAGGTCATTCCTCAATATGCTTAACAATGAAGAGCCTTTATCAAGAGAACAGATCAAGATTGATAGCAAATTCCTCCAATTCAAGGATATAATTAAACAACTAAATAATTCAATACAAAAGCATCTTTCAAAATCAAATGATAACACCTTACCTAGTACTATGGAGTCCAAGCCAATAGAAACGATTGGGTTAATAAATGAAAAAATTCAATTTTTTAGTAAAGCCACCAATAATAATGAAAGCGCGCCATCAGATAACAATGATTCGAATAGCGCATTTCATTTTTTTAGGAATCATAGCAACATATCAAAAGGAAGCGCTTCAGCGCTAAACCTTCCGAAAAATAATAACTTCAATGAACAACTTCAAAACATAATACAGAATGCAAGAATTTATATCAGGGATAATAAGAATGGCAAATTCTCCATCAGACTATACCCCGAATCGCTAGGTAGGGTAAACGTGAACCTGGGGCTTGACCAAGGAATGATCTCCGGCAGATTTCTTGCTGAAACGGCAGAGGCGAGGAATCTTCTTTTAGAAAATATATATTTAATAAAAGAAAAGCTCCAGGAGGCAGGGATGTCTGTGGGAGAATTTCAGGTTAATGTTAAAAATGAAAACAAAAGTTGGGAATGGCATGCAAGAGGCGAGGATTTCTCAATCAATATTGATCCTAATATTAACCTGCAGAATGGATATGAGACTATCTCCAGGTATATTCACCATGGAGAGATAGATATGATAATTTAAGTTTTTATAATCCAGGAGAGCATAATGGATAATATATTCCCCATACAGAGTGATAAAGTCAATAATGCAAGGAATCCTTCAAGACTAACCAACACTCAGGAAGAAAAAAAACCTGAGGGAATTAAGAAGGGACTGAATAAAGACTCATTCCTTAAATTGCTGGTTGCTGAACTACGCCATCAAGATCCTACACAACCCATGAATGATAAGGAATTCATATCTCAGATGGCACAATTCTCAGCCCTTGAACAGATGACAGAGATAAACAAGTCAATCAAAGCCTTAACAGCTAGCACTCTATCGGGCGAAGCATACTCCCTCTTAGGCAAGGGAGTTGAGGCAATAAATCCCATTACAGGGAAGAGACTGAAGGGTATTGTAAGCAAAATATTTTACAGCAATGATGGCGTAAAACTAAAGGTTAACAACAGTGAAATTGGGCTTTCAGATATACATGCAATATATTCAATTGAAGCCTCAACAAATATGATGAATAATAAAGCAAATATGATTAAAGAATATTCTAAACAAGCAAATCCCTCTAAAGATATCAACACATATAACGATACTAATTAAGAGAGTATAACTATAGAAAATATAATCAGGAGTATTGAGCCATGATGAGATCCCTTTTTTCCGGTGTTTCAGGTTTAAAGAATCACCAGACCAGGATGGACGTGATAGGTAATAATATATCTAATGTAAATACGTACGGATTTAAATCCGGAAGAGTCACATTTCAGGATATGCTGTCACAGACCATTGCCGGAGCAGCTAAGCCAGAGGAGAACAAAGGTGGAGTAAACCCTAAGCAGGTTGGCCTGGGTATGACTATGGCTTCAATTGATAAAATATTTACCCAAGGCAGCCTGCAAACAACCGGAAATCAAACTGATCTCTCAATTACAGGTGATGGTTTTTTTATCTTAGCAGATGGCGATAAAAAATATTACACCAGGGATGGCTCTTTTGCTCTTGATAGAGATGGAACTATGGTAGATCCATCAAACGGATTAAAGGTACAGGGATGGATGTCCACGAGCAATGAGGCTGGAGAAAAAGTTGTAAATCCATCTGGCACAGTGGAGGATATCATAGTTCCTATCTATGGTAAGGTGGAGGCAAAGGAGACAACCTATGTAAAATATAAATGTAATCTTGACTCCAAAAAGTCTATTCTACCACCGAATTCTACTGGCAAGATGAGAGCATCAGCAGGAATAACCACAAATATTGACATCTACGACAAACTCGGGAATAATCACCGCTTAACCATGAATTTCTGGAAAACAGGCGTTAATCAATGGACGGCCTCGGCTGCAATTACAGGCGCTTATGGCGACGTTATCCTTGATGTTCCTGCAGGAGCAAATCAGCCTAATCAGGCCAATCCCACATCCAGAATCAACTTAAGGTTTTCTCCAGATGGAAGAGTTATCTCTGTTGGAGACGATTCAACACCCGATGGATTAAATCAGGGGAATCTGGTGGTTAACCTCAATTACAGAAGGAGCGGCGATCCGACTATAAGAACAATCAATCTCGATCTAGGCAAGGCAGGACAAATTGAGGGCATAACGCAGTTCTCATCCCCATCAACAACCAAGGCCGTTGAACAAAATGGATATTCCTTGGGTTACATGGAGGATTATAACATCGACAACTCCGGTATAATCACTGGAGTATATTCCAATGGTGTCAAGCAGATGATAGGTCAGGTGGCTATGTCTGTATTT
This region includes:
- a CDS encoding cytidylate kinase-like family protein is translated as MTRSMDLHISNQLKYWKQQKDKIINIKDEKLFINKKQNLPFITISREYGCGGVEIGETIVKKINRDYKSEPEWALYDKKVLEKISEDTGFTTNLLNVMTHTSVNKITNVLQTMFAKLPSHLTIYRKMGEIIRTVATNGNAIIIGRGGCWITRDMEKGLHIKIVAPLKWRIERISTLCKINKKEAEKLINKKSDMRENDFKEYIKFDISDPKNYHLVLNSEKLSPDECANIIIALIKIKGYL
- the flgE gene encoding flagellar hook protein FlgE, which produces MMRSLFSGVSGLKNHQTRMDVIGNNISNVNTYGFKSGRVTFQDMLSQTIAGAAKPEENKGGVNPKQVGLGMTMASIDKIFTQGSLQTTGNQTDLSITGDGFFILADGDKKYYTRDGSFALDRDGTMVDPSNGLKVQGWMSTSNEAGEKVVNPSGTVEDIIVPIYGKVEAKETTYVKYKCNLDSKKSILPPNSTGKMRASAGITTNIDIYDKLGNNHRLTMNFWKTGVNQWTASAAITGAYGDVILDVPAGANQPNQANPTSRINLRFSPDGRVISVGDDSTPDGLNQGNLVVNLNYRRSGDPTIRTINLDLGKAGQIEGITQFSSPSTTKAVEQNGYSLGYMEDYNIDNSGIITGVYSNGVKQMIGQVAMSVFTNPQGLIAKGENLFEVSNNSGLPNIGPAAEAGRGKIVAGSLEMSNVDLSDQFTDMIVTQRGFQANSRTITTSDQMLQELLNLKR
- a CDS encoding flagellar hook-length control protein FliK, yielding MKIDFYSTQHENKTSIDTFNKITNSTTNFKNVLDRQIDNMGEAPNIDDNKNNPAEEPISSNEERIENSAKPGSEKSKSADSKVDNDDKDTIAQNIKEKSNSIIENDNKTEISSEGIGLSIDLNLDMLNILQNMLKDLSVDAREIKNIKEVLQGLKDSLMGRDIKDTHIQKNIFDNLIKLRSFLNMLNNEEPLSREQIKIDSKFLQFKDIIKQLNNSIQKHLSKSNDNTLPSTMESKPIETIGLINEKIQFFSKATNNNESAPSDNNDSNSAFHFFRNHSNISKGSASALNLPKNNNFNEQLQNIIQNARIYIRDNKNGKFSIRLYPESLGRVNVNLGLDQGMISGRFLAETAEARNLLLENIYLIKEKLQEAGMSVGEFQVNVKNENKSWEWHARGEDFSINIDPNINLQNGYETISRYIHHGEIDMII
- a CDS encoding flagellar hook capping FlgD N-terminal domain-containing protein, which translates into the protein MDNIFPIQSDKVNNARNPSRLTNTQEEKKPEGIKKGLNKDSFLKLLVAELRHQDPTQPMNDKEFISQMAQFSALEQMTEINKSIKALTASTLSGEAYSLLGKGVEAINPITGKRLKGIVSKIFYSNDGVKLKVNNSEIGLSDIHAIYSIEASTNMMNNKANMIKEYSKQANPSKDINTYNDTN